One Nostoc sp. UHCC 0302 DNA window includes the following coding sequences:
- a CDS encoding peptidase, with the protein MNRMFRRYHRQIAIALCLPLFLTVLTGMSFTIAHEWLHQDELGEFLLGLHTLEILHLEKIYPLLNGLGLVGLLITGVSMTGLFRQKV; encoded by the coding sequence ATGAATCGGATGTTTCGGCGTTACCATCGTCAGATTGCGATCGCTTTATGTCTGCCGTTGTTTCTGACTGTGCTAACTGGCATGAGCTTTACTATTGCACATGAATGGCTTCACCAAGACGAGTTAGGCGAATTTCTACTCGGACTGCACACGCTCGAAATTTTGCATTTAGAAAAAATTTACCCTCTTTTAAATGGTTTGGGATTAGTCGGCTTATTAATTACTGGTGTGAGTATGACAGGCTTATTTCGTCAAAAAGTCTAA